A genomic stretch from Anaerolinea thermophila UNI-1 includes:
- a CDS encoding 2'-5' RNA ligase family protein yields MFFAVVSLLALENNPAFSEVWTRLKKIFSRYGLELVERPHISWHVSPVYDMEKLEKNLQGLTQGRRQIRASISGLGVFTGKKPVFYLPVVRSPQVHEIHRTIWAEISPCALNQELYYSPEEWIPHITLNRKAFSCNVGEVFQELCSLDLRCEVWLDNFAVIYRDDAHDGVGTIFPFSKEKSV; encoded by the coding sequence ATGTTCTTTGCCGTTGTCTCTCTACTCGCTTTAGAAAACAACCCGGCTTTTTCCGAGGTTTGGACTCGGCTTAAGAAGATTTTTAGCAGATATGGACTTGAGTTGGTGGAAAGGCCGCATATTTCCTGGCATGTCAGTCCGGTTTATGATATGGAAAAGTTAGAAAAGAATTTACAAGGGCTGACTCAAGGGCGCAGGCAAATACGTGCCAGTATTTCAGGCTTAGGGGTCTTTACGGGAAAGAAGCCTGTTTTTTATTTGCCTGTAGTGCGTAGTCCTCAAGTGCATGAGATACATCGCACCATATGGGCAGAAATTTCTCCCTGTGCCTTAAATCAGGAATTGTATTACTCTCCAGAGGAGTGGATCCCTCATATCACACTTAACAGAAAGGCTTTTTCCTGCAACGTTGGAGAGGTTTTTCAGGAACTTTGCTCGCTTGACCTGAGATGTGAAGTTTGGCTGGATAACTTCGCTGTCATATATCGGGATGATGCTCACGATGGGGTTGGCACTATTTTTCCCTTTAGCAAGGAGAAGTCTGTATGA
- a CDS encoding HD family phosphohydrolase, producing MSLSTLKARLLTPYTRKLFQAFILLMTSGLSFVVLWLPIASRPLIYTLSPGDVAPQDIEAPYSLSYVSEVLTEQARQEAEQKTQPVYLPSDASITRRQIEKMRVTFQYVNTVRLDSFASPAEKIEDLLKAKDLNLSEEEATILITMDQTNWELIQNEALRVLEQSMRETIREDQLQEAIKRIPSLISFSLSPEEAQLVSKIIRPFITPNSLYSPEQTEMAKKSAREAVQPVVKQFVAGETIVRRGQIITPLTYEALQQYKLIRSNNRNRELISLLSLILVLTALIGLFFYRKHIPISGSLRFSFIIAVFFLIFLFSARALVPNRAVVPYLFPIPAFGLTITSLFGMELGIILSIPLSILTAYGTTNSLDLTVYYLLSSIVGIFVLGKAQRLSHFIWAGICIGATGSAVVVAYRLISPYTDLIGIATLVGSAFLSGIASASLTILFQYIFSQWLGLTTALQLLDLSRPDHPLLRLIMQNAPGSYQHSLQVAVLAEQAAEKIGADAMLVRVGGMYHDAGKALNPAFFIENQAGTSLDTHDDLPPEDAARVIIQHVLDGVELAKKYRVPSRIQDFIREHHGTMVTRYQYARALEKANGDSSKVDIEQFRYPGPPPASRETALLMLADGTQARVRAELPETEEEIRAVVKKVIDYCLKEGQLDNTRLTLRDLTLITESFVQTLKNTYHPRIRYPEVQHLSSQKETVLSIPVKEKE from the coding sequence ATGAGTTTGAGTACTCTGAAAGCCCGCTTGCTTACGCCCTACACCCGTAAATTATTCCAAGCCTTCATTCTACTGATGACAAGCGGGCTTTCTTTTGTCGTTCTATGGTTGCCAATTGCTTCCCGTCCACTCATTTATACTCTTTCTCCGGGCGACGTTGCACCACAGGATATCGAAGCCCCTTATTCGTTGAGTTATGTCAGCGAAGTACTCACCGAACAAGCCCGTCAGGAAGCAGAACAAAAAACCCAGCCAGTGTACCTGCCCTCCGATGCTTCCATTACCCGGCGGCAAATCGAGAAAATGCGGGTGACATTCCAGTACGTTAATACCGTACGATTGGATTCATTTGCCTCGCCGGCAGAGAAAATAGAAGATTTACTTAAAGCCAAAGACCTGAATCTGAGTGAGGAAGAAGCCACCATTTTAATTACAATGGATCAGACAAATTGGGAACTGATCCAGAACGAAGCCTTACGAGTTCTTGAACAAAGCATGAGAGAAACCATTCGGGAAGACCAGTTGCAGGAAGCCATCAAGCGCATCCCTTCCCTGATCAGTTTTTCTTTGTCTCCCGAAGAAGCACAACTGGTATCCAAAATTATTCGCCCTTTTATCACCCCCAACAGCCTGTACAGCCCGGAACAAACCGAAATGGCTAAGAAGTCTGCTCGAGAGGCCGTGCAACCTGTTGTTAAGCAGTTTGTGGCGGGAGAAACGATTGTACGACGTGGACAAATAATTACTCCACTGACTTATGAAGCCTTGCAACAATACAAATTAATTCGCAGTAACAATAGAAATCGAGAATTAATTTCTTTACTCTCTCTGATCCTTGTATTGACTGCCTTAATCGGGTTGTTTTTCTACCGTAAGCATATCCCCATTTCCGGCAGTTTACGGTTCTCCTTTATCATTGCTGTTTTCTTTTTGATTTTTTTGTTCTCCGCACGCGCTCTCGTCCCTAATCGCGCAGTTGTCCCGTATTTATTCCCTATTCCTGCATTCGGATTAACGATCACTTCGCTCTTTGGGATGGAACTGGGTATTATCCTGTCCATTCCTTTGAGCATCTTGACTGCTTATGGGACGACGAATAGCCTTGACCTTACCGTGTATTATCTTCTCAGCAGTATCGTGGGAATTTTTGTGCTGGGAAAAGCACAACGCTTGAGCCATTTTATCTGGGCAGGGATCTGTATTGGCGCTACAGGAAGCGCGGTTGTCGTGGCTTACCGCCTCATTTCTCCTTATACAGACTTGATTGGCATTGCCACCCTCGTTGGAAGTGCTTTTCTGAGCGGCATTGCCTCTGCCAGCCTTACTATCCTCTTCCAGTACATTTTCTCTCAATGGCTTGGATTGACTACTGCATTACAGTTGTTGGACCTTTCTCGTCCCGACCATCCTTTGCTCCGTTTGATCATGCAAAATGCGCCGGGAAGTTACCAGCATAGCCTGCAGGTAGCTGTCCTGGCAGAACAAGCCGCGGAAAAAATCGGGGCAGATGCCATGCTGGTACGTGTGGGAGGAATGTATCATGATGCCGGCAAAGCCTTAAACCCTGCCTTCTTCATCGAAAATCAAGCGGGAACTTCCCTGGATACTCATGATGATCTTCCTCCGGAAGATGCCGCACGAGTGATCATCCAGCACGTTCTGGATGGTGTTGAGCTGGCTAAAAAATATCGGGTTCCATCGCGAATTCAGGATTTCATTCGAGAACATCATGGCACCATGGTGACCCGTTACCAGTACGCTCGAGCGCTGGAAAAAGCCAACGGCGATTCCTCAAAGGTCGATATTGAGCAATTCCGTTATCCGGGTCCACCTCCCGCCTCTCGAGAAACCGCCTTACTCATGCTTGCCGACGGCACCCAGGCACGGGTACGGGCAGAATTACCTGAAACCGAGGAAGAAATACGGGCGGTAGTAAAAAAAGTTATTGACTATTGCCTCAAAGAAGGTCAACTGGATAACACCCGTCTCACCTTAAGAGACCTGACCTTAATTACCGAGTCTTTTGTTCAAACTCTTAAAAATACTTACCATCCCAGAATCCGCTACCCGGAAGTTCAACATCTTTCCTCACAAAAAGAAACCGTTTTATCCATCCCGGTCAAGGAGAAAGAATGA
- a CDS encoding GatB/YqeY domain-containing protein — MLSRQSIEQALKEAMRSNDEVARRTLRMILSAIKLAEVEKGASLDETALVAVLQKELKSRRESIADAEKANRPDLAEAAKAEIAVIESFLPKQLTLEELEQIAREAILEANATTPADMGKVMKILMPKVQGRAAGDQVSQMVRKLLQG, encoded by the coding sequence ATGTTAAGCCGTCAAAGCATTGAACAAGCCCTGAAAGAAGCCATGCGCAGCAATGATGAAGTGGCTCGTCGCACTCTGCGTATGATTCTGAGCGCCATTAAACTCGCCGAGGTGGAAAAAGGTGCCTCCCTGGACGAAACAGCTCTGGTGGCTGTGTTGCAAAAAGAATTGAAATCCCGCCGCGAGTCAATTGCAGATGCCGAGAAAGCCAATCGTCCGGACTTAGCAGAAGCAGCCAAAGCAGAGATTGCCGTTATTGAGTCTTTCCTGCCCAAACAACTCACCCTGGAGGAACTGGAGCAAATCGCACGGGAGGCTATCCTGGAAGCCAATGCAACAACCCCAGCAGATATGGGCAAGGTCATGAAAATACTCATGCCCAAGGTTCAGGGTAGAGCCGCTGGAGACCAGGTCAGCCAAATGGTTCGGAAATTGTTACAGGGTTAG
- the cofE gene encoding coenzyme F420-0:L-glutamate ligase, which produces MSLQVLPISGIPEIKTGDVLSEIILKALEENNLSLQDEDILVLAQKIVSKAEGRFVNLTTVTPSAKAYEYAEITQKDPRFIELVLRESRSVLRCRLGTIIVEHRNGFVCANAGIDHSNVRGPWGNSEDWVLLLPEDADSSARVIRDQVFQKTQKRIGVMIIDSHGRAWRMGTVGVAIGLAGVPGLVDLRGKPDLYGYRLRITMIGAADELAAAASLVMGQADEGTPVVLVRGFPYPLRESSIQELIRPKELDLFR; this is translated from the coding sequence GTGTCTCTTCAAGTTCTCCCTATTTCGGGAATCCCTGAAATTAAGACAGGCGATGTTCTCAGTGAAATCATTCTGAAAGCGCTGGAAGAAAACAACCTCTCTTTACAGGATGAGGATATTCTGGTCCTCGCACAAAAAATTGTATCAAAAGCAGAGGGGAGATTTGTGAACTTGACCACCGTTACCCCTTCTGCAAAAGCGTACGAATACGCTGAGATTACACAGAAAGACCCGCGTTTCATAGAACTGGTTTTACGGGAAAGCCGCTCGGTATTGCGTTGCCGCCTGGGCACCATCATCGTGGAGCATCGCAATGGCTTTGTGTGTGCCAATGCGGGGATTGATCACTCCAACGTGCGAGGTCCCTGGGGTAATTCGGAAGATTGGGTGCTTCTCTTGCCTGAAGATGCCGATTCTTCTGCTCGAGTTATCCGCGATCAGGTTTTCCAGAAGACGCAGAAGAGAATTGGGGTGATGATTATCGATTCTCATGGACGGGCATGGAGGATGGGAACGGTTGGGGTAGCCATTGGGCTGGCGGGTGTCCCTGGTTTGGTAGATTTGCGCGGTAAACCGGACCTGTACGGCTATCGCTTAAGAATCACCATGATTGGGGCGGCGGATGAACTGGCAGCAGCGGCTTCTCTGGTCATGGGGCAAGCCGATGAAGGTACGCCTGTAGTTCTGGTTAGAGGGTTTCCTTATCCGTTGAGGGAGTCCTCCATCCAGGAGTTAATTCGACCCAAAGAATTGGATTTATTCAGGTAA
- the cofC gene encoding 2-phospho-L-lactate guanylyltransferase, whose protein sequence is MNLWAIVPVKPLHQGKSRLAGMLSVEEREALNFSLLWHSLEVLSSVELISRVLVVSKDPKVLATAREYHAVTLHSEDDRLNLNLDLQKADFMAKWQGAQEILVLPADLPLITAWDVYQLIQKAQKPKAMVIAPDRNRDGTNGLLFNPAEGSRYSFGPGSFERHLAFAKKNGYRVEVYESETFALDLDTPEDLSLLYEKDPNFFQKFAKPIRRNV, encoded by the coding sequence ATGAATCTCTGGGCGATTGTTCCGGTAAAGCCTTTACATCAGGGTAAATCGCGGTTGGCGGGAATGCTTTCTGTAGAGGAACGTGAAGCCCTTAATTTTTCATTGCTTTGGCATTCATTAGAAGTTCTCTCTTCGGTTGAGTTAATCTCCCGCGTTTTAGTGGTGAGCAAAGACCCAAAGGTCCTGGCAACGGCTCGGGAATATCATGCGGTTACCCTGCACTCAGAAGATGATAGGTTGAACCTTAATCTTGACTTGCAGAAAGCCGATTTCATGGCTAAATGGCAAGGGGCGCAGGAAATTCTGGTTCTTCCTGCGGATTTGCCTTTAATTACAGCCTGGGATGTGTATCAATTGATTCAAAAGGCTCAAAAACCTAAAGCGATGGTAATTGCTCCAGACCGCAATCGAGATGGCACGAATGGCTTGCTCTTCAACCCAGCAGAAGGTTCGAGATATTCATTTGGTCCGGGATCATTCGAGCGACATTTGGCTTTCGCAAAAAAGAACGGGTATAGAGTAGAGGTATATGAGAGTGAAACCTTTGCTCTGGATTTAGATACGCCGGAAGATCTGTCTCTTTTGTATGAAAAGGACCCAAATTTTTTCCAAAAATTTGCTAAACCGATCAGGAGGAATGTATGA
- the cofD gene encoding 2-phospho-L-lactate transferase translates to MKVVALAGGVGGAKMADGLARVLPAEDLTIIVNTGDDFNHFGLRICPDLDTVCYTLAGLANSLTGWGRSEETWNALDSIRRLGGPDWFQLGDKDLGTHLERTRRLSQGEPLSKIVRDFSHSWGIAPLVLPMSDQPVETWVETQEMGWLPFQEYFVAQQCQPRVKKFAFKGVEQSLPAPGVLDALEQADCLVICPSNPWVSIAPILNVPGIKESCEGICVRVAVSPIVGGKAIKGPAAKMYEELGIAPSVLAVAESYRGLIDGLVIDAVDNSCRDELEAMGIHVLVTKTVMQDYIDRMNLAKETLEFCQKLMLYKGRQ, encoded by the coding sequence ATGAAAGTGGTCGCTTTGGCTGGTGGGGTAGGCGGAGCAAAAATGGCGGATGGATTAGCCAGAGTGCTCCCCGCAGAGGATCTCACCATTATTGTTAACACAGGTGATGATTTTAACCATTTTGGTTTGCGTATTTGTCCCGATCTGGACACGGTCTGTTACACCCTGGCAGGATTGGCAAATTCTTTGACAGGTTGGGGACGCTCAGAGGAAACCTGGAATGCTCTGGATTCGATTCGTCGTCTTGGAGGACCAGACTGGTTTCAACTGGGTGACAAGGACTTGGGTACCCATCTTGAACGCACCCGGCGTTTATCTCAGGGCGAACCGTTGAGTAAGATTGTACGGGACTTCTCTCATTCCTGGGGAATCGCACCACTGGTTTTACCCATGAGCGATCAACCGGTTGAGACATGGGTTGAAACTCAGGAAATGGGCTGGTTGCCGTTTCAGGAATATTTCGTTGCTCAACAGTGCCAGCCCAGGGTCAAGAAGTTTGCATTCAAGGGTGTAGAGCAATCCTTGCCCGCCCCTGGAGTTCTGGATGCGTTAGAGCAAGCCGATTGTTTGGTGATCTGTCCATCCAATCCCTGGGTAAGCATTGCTCCGATTCTGAATGTTCCGGGGATCAAAGAGTCTTGTGAAGGAATTTGTGTTCGTGTAGCCGTTTCGCCCATCGTAGGAGGAAAAGCCATCAAGGGCCCTGCTGCGAAAATGTATGAGGAATTGGGTATTGCCCCCTCTGTTCTTGCGGTTGCCGAAAGTTATAGAGGGTTAATAGATGGATTGGTGATTGATGCGGTGGATAACTCTTGTCGGGATGAATTGGAAGCCATGGGCATTCATGTGCTTGTCACCAAAACGGTGATGCAAGATTACATTGATCGGATGAATTTAGCCAAAGAGACACTTGAATTTTGTCAAAAACTGATGCTTTATAAAGGGAGACAATGA
- the npdG gene encoding NADPH-dependent F420 reductase produces MESPEQTIAIIGGTGKEGKGLAYRWAKAGYTVLIGSRVREKALATVAELRERLGEAVRMEGMTNQEAAEKADIVVLTVPYAAHQETLLTIKDQVQGKILIDVTVPLMPPKVTRVHIPPAGSAAQEAQNILGPDVQVVSAFQNISYEHLLNDHEIECDVLVCGGTRAARAEVIKLVEAAGLTGWDAGPIENSIVAEGLTSILIGINKQYGVESAGIRITGVQRKKE; encoded by the coding sequence ATGGAATCACCAGAACAGACGATTGCAATCATTGGGGGAACAGGAAAAGAAGGCAAAGGCTTGGCGTATCGCTGGGCAAAGGCTGGATATACAGTCTTAATTGGTTCACGGGTTCGGGAGAAAGCCCTGGCGACCGTGGCGGAATTAAGAGAACGGTTGGGTGAAGCGGTTCGCATGGAAGGAATGACCAATCAGGAAGCCGCCGAAAAGGCAGATATTGTGGTGTTGACAGTGCCTTATGCAGCACATCAGGAGACGCTGCTTACTATTAAAGATCAAGTTCAGGGCAAGATTTTGATTGATGTGACCGTGCCCCTGATGCCTCCTAAGGTGACCCGCGTGCATATTCCTCCGGCAGGCAGTGCCGCTCAGGAAGCGCAAAATATTCTTGGACCGGATGTTCAGGTGGTCTCTGCTTTCCAAAATATTTCCTATGAACATTTACTCAATGATCATGAAATTGAGTGTGATGTGCTTGTCTGTGGTGGGACTCGAGCGGCTCGCGCAGAGGTGATTAAACTCGTAGAGGCCGCCGGTTTGACTGGATGGGATGCCGGCCCGATTGAGAATTCTATCGTGGCTGAGGGACTCACCTCCATATTGATTGGAATTAACAAGCAATATGGGGTTGAGTCTGCTGGTATTCGCATTACAGGTGTACAACGAAAGAAGGAGTAA
- a CDS encoding helix-hairpin-helix domain-containing protein, protein MEEWQDWQKYLVAFFFGLIASAVILLIARRPTGIPLTLYPPPTPQPYQVHVDGAVNSPGVYTLERGSRVHDAVKAAGGTTESANLREINLAAPVKDGQKIYIPSMDETPIPSGTKQGDKPLVDLNHASFEELMTLPGIGEDRAREIIQYRESHGGFSELEELMNISGIGEATFEKIKPFIFITP, encoded by the coding sequence ATGGAAGAATGGCAGGACTGGCAAAAATACCTGGTGGCATTTTTCTTCGGCTTGATTGCAAGCGCGGTCATCCTGCTCATTGCCCGGCGTCCAACCGGAATACCGCTCACCCTCTATCCACCGCCCACTCCACAACCATACCAGGTTCATGTGGATGGTGCAGTAAATTCTCCTGGAGTGTACACTCTGGAAAGGGGAAGCCGTGTACATGACGCGGTTAAGGCAGCAGGTGGTACTACCGAGTCTGCCAATCTTCGGGAGATTAATCTAGCAGCCCCTGTGAAAGATGGACAGAAGATTTACATCCCATCCATGGATGAAACTCCCATTCCTTCAGGAACAAAGCAAGGCGACAAACCACTTGTGGACCTCAATCATGCCTCTTTCGAAGAATTGATGACCTTGCCAGGAATTGGCGAAGACCGCGCAAGAGAAATCATCCAATATCGAGAATCTCACGGAGGATTTTCTGAACTTGAGGAATTGATGAATATTTCTGGAATCGGGGAAGCAACCTTTGAAAAGATAAAACCCTTTATTTTCATCACACCATGA
- the ssnA gene encoding putative aminohydrolase SsnA: MLILRCQIVRWSEPNEILYNAAVLVRDGKIVDFGPSKDLEERYPQEEKLDANGQWLMPGNICAHTHFYGAYARGMSVYGTPPADFPQILRKLWWGLDKALSEEDVYYSALVCLMDAIRHGTTTLIDHHASPNAIDGSLDQIAKAVEESGVRASLCYEVTDRDGVARRDAGIRENVRFLQRLQKGDNLDGRLSGMFGLHASLTLSDETLRKAREAVPEHIGFHVHVAEHSVDEYDSLQKSGMRVVDRLSHFGILGPRSIAVHAVHVDAQEIFQLSRTQTWVTHQPRSNMNNGVGTAQVESMMRAGIRVCLGNDGHSNTMWQEWKFAYFLHKHANLDPRRMGADQVVQMGVYNNRALVETLFSGKKVGAIEVGAEADLILVDYHPYTPVTEANLPWHIIFGMQESMITMTMVAGKVLMRDRKLITLDEQGISEAVLARVPATWERYRKLMEQKG; encoded by the coding sequence ATGCTGATTTTACGATGTCAAATTGTTCGATGGTCTGAGCCGAATGAAATTCTCTACAATGCGGCTGTATTAGTGCGCGATGGAAAAATAGTTGATTTTGGTCCCTCAAAAGACCTGGAGGAGAGATATCCCCAAGAGGAAAAATTGGACGCAAATGGACAATGGTTGATGCCAGGAAACATTTGTGCTCATACCCATTTTTATGGGGCATATGCTCGGGGAATGTCCGTTTATGGTACCCCGCCGGCTGATTTCCCTCAGATTTTGCGGAAACTGTGGTGGGGATTAGATAAGGCACTTTCTGAAGAAGACGTGTATTACTCTGCTCTGGTTTGTTTGATGGATGCAATTCGGCATGGCACGACGACATTGATTGACCATCATGCTTCTCCCAATGCCATTGATGGGTCCCTGGATCAAATTGCTAAAGCCGTGGAAGAAAGCGGAGTTCGGGCATCATTATGCTATGAAGTGACCGATCGTGATGGTGTTGCTCGACGAGATGCGGGAATTCGTGAAAATGTACGTTTCCTCCAGAGACTTCAGAAAGGGGATAATTTGGATGGGCGACTTTCCGGGATGTTCGGTTTACATGCCAGTTTGACCTTGAGTGATGAAACCCTCAGAAAGGCTCGGGAGGCCGTCCCTGAACACATTGGATTTCATGTGCATGTGGCTGAACACTCGGTAGATGAATATGACTCCCTTCAAAAGAGCGGAATGAGGGTTGTGGATCGCCTTTCGCATTTTGGAATTCTTGGACCTCGAAGCATTGCCGTGCATGCCGTGCATGTGGATGCACAGGAAATTTTCCAACTTTCTCGGACTCAAACTTGGGTTACCCATCAGCCGCGATCCAATATGAATAACGGTGTGGGTACTGCACAAGTTGAGTCGATGATGCGTGCAGGCATTCGTGTTTGTTTGGGAAATGATGGACATTCCAACACCATGTGGCAGGAATGGAAGTTTGCTTATTTTCTCCACAAACACGCCAATTTGGATCCTCGCCGTATGGGGGCTGATCAGGTAGTGCAGATGGGCGTTTACAACAATCGCGCTCTGGTGGAAACCCTGTTTTCTGGAAAGAAGGTAGGGGCTATTGAAGTGGGAGCAGAAGCAGACTTAATTCTGGTAGATTACCATCCCTATACCCCTGTAACAGAAGCGAATCTTCCCTGGCATATCATTTTTGGTATGCAGGAAAGCATGATTACCATGACCATGGTTGCCGGGAAGGTGTTGATGCGAGATCGCAAATTGATTACACTCGATGAACAGGGAATTTCTGAAGCCGTGCTCGCTCGTGTTCCCGCAACGTGGGAACGCTACAGGAAATTGATGGAACAGAAAGGATAA
- a CDS encoding DUF1385 domain-containing protein, producing the protein MKSPRMPAYGGQALIEGVLMRSRYVAVAAMRTPEGQITLHVEPLSNIYRSKFWQLPFVRGVIALWDALGLGMRFLTISANLQAPEEEKLEGKSAILTVGVSLILAIGLFFLIPAGIAQFLQNLLSINAFASNLIEGVVRLIFVIGYIWGIGQIPEIQRVFAYHGAEHKTINAFEGEAELTPEKVREYPLEHPRCGTSFLLTLIIVSIIVFTLLGDLTPFWRIATRVIFLPVLAGIAYEYIRWSANHIENPLVKSLIQPNLALQRLTTREPDPSMLQVAITAFTEMLRLEKEYSQSQEM; encoded by the coding sequence TTGAAATCTCCACGAATGCCTGCTTACGGTGGTCAAGCTCTGATTGAGGGCGTCCTGATGCGCAGTCGTTATGTCGCGGTAGCGGCAATGCGAACTCCAGAAGGGCAAATTACGCTTCATGTTGAACCTCTTTCCAATATTTACCGCTCCAAATTCTGGCAATTGCCTTTTGTTCGTGGCGTCATAGCCCTTTGGGATGCCCTGGGGTTAGGAATGCGCTTTCTGACCATATCTGCAAATTTACAAGCGCCAGAGGAGGAAAAATTAGAGGGAAAGTCTGCTATCTTAACTGTCGGTGTCTCTCTGATTCTGGCAATTGGTTTGTTCTTTCTGATACCGGCAGGGATTGCTCAATTCCTGCAAAACCTCTTAAGCATCAACGCCTTTGCCAGTAACTTAATTGAGGGGGTTGTACGGCTGATTTTTGTGATTGGTTACATCTGGGGCATTGGGCAAATCCCTGAGATTCAACGGGTTTTTGCATATCACGGGGCAGAGCATAAAACCATCAATGCATTTGAAGGAGAAGCGGAACTCACTCCCGAAAAAGTGCGGGAATATCCTCTGGAACATCCCCGGTGTGGCACATCTTTCCTGCTCACACTGATCATTGTTTCCATTATCGTTTTCACGCTTTTAGGAGACTTAACACCATTTTGGAGAATTGCTACAAGAGTGATTTTCCTGCCAGTGCTGGCAGGGATTGCCTATGAGTACATTCGCTGGAGCGCGAACCACATCGAAAACCCTCTGGTTAAGAGTCTGATTCAACCCAATCTGGCTTTACAACGTTTGACCACCCGTGAACCCGACCCTTCTATGCTACAGGTTGCCATCACAGCCTTTACAGAGATGCTGCGTCTGGAAAAGGAATACTCACAATCTCAAGAAATGTAA
- a CDS encoding dipeptidase: MSIHREEAILFARSHIEEYISSLKKLVEIPSISTLPENQGDVQRAATELAYQMETLGLQNVQVMPTQRHPVVYGEDLSAGPDKPVVLIYGHYDVQPVDPLELWETPPFEPQVKGDFLVGRGTSDMKGQIAATLAAYHALRSTHGMPVNVKFIVEGEEEIGSPHLRNFVENHRQLLASDISLNPDAGMLAPHLPTIVYALRGLAFFELLVYGPSHDLHSGVFGGVIHNPAQVLCEVIAGLHDKNGTVTLPGFYDRVRPLPDWEKKELARLPLESEVLLEQTGVPALWGEAEFNFAERIGARPTLEVNGLYSGFTGQGSKTIIPSYAMAKISCRLVPDQNPHEVHEQLLHHLKNVMPSTVRWELKYLGGGNPCMTDIRHPANQALAAALETAWGTPPIYKREGGSVPVIGDFKEILGIETVLTGFGLPDDRIHSPNEHLHLPTWKKGIEALIHFFFNLAEQEGLKH, from the coding sequence ATGAGCATTCATCGGGAAGAAGCGATTTTGTTCGCCCGTTCACACATAGAAGAATACATAAGTTCCCTCAAAAAACTTGTTGAAATCCCTTCCATATCTACTTTGCCCGAAAATCAAGGCGACGTCCAGAGAGCCGCAACGGAACTGGCTTATCAAATGGAAACACTTGGATTGCAAAATGTTCAGGTAATGCCCACGCAGAGGCACCCGGTAGTGTATGGAGAGGACTTATCTGCAGGTCCAGACAAACCCGTGGTACTGATTTACGGCCATTACGATGTTCAACCCGTTGATCCTCTGGAATTATGGGAAACCCCTCCCTTTGAACCGCAGGTGAAAGGGGATTTTCTGGTAGGCAGGGGCACCTCGGACATGAAAGGACAAATCGCTGCCACGCTTGCTGCGTATCATGCCCTTCGCAGTACTCATGGCATGCCCGTAAATGTGAAATTTATCGTGGAAGGGGAGGAAGAGATTGGCTCTCCTCACCTGCGTAATTTTGTCGAAAACCATCGTCAACTGTTAGCAAGCGATATTTCATTAAATCCTGATGCAGGGATGCTGGCACCACATCTGCCCACTATTGTATATGCTTTGAGAGGCCTGGCATTCTTTGAATTGCTTGTGTACGGTCCTTCCCACGACCTGCATTCCGGTGTTTTTGGCGGGGTCATTCATAATCCGGCTCAGGTGCTTTGTGAGGTCATTGCAGGCCTGCACGATAAAAACGGGACTGTTACATTGCCAGGGTTCTATGATCGTGTCAGACCTCTACCCGATTGGGAGAAAAAAGAACTGGCACGTCTCCCTTTGGAATCCGAAGTACTGCTAGAGCAAACCGGGGTTCCTGCTTTGTGGGGAGAAGCAGAATTTAACTTCGCCGAGCGAATAGGTGCGCGCCCTACACTGGAGGTAAACGGTCTGTATTCGGGCTTTACCGGACAGGGATCGAAAACGATTATTCCGTCCTATGCCATGGCGAAGATTTCGTGTCGGCTGGTTCCCGACCAAAATCCCCATGAAGTTCACGAACAACTGCTCCATCACCTGAAAAATGTCATGCCCTCAACCGTTCGCTGGGAGTTGAAATATCTGGGCGGTGGTAACCCATGTATGACAGATATTCGCCATCCAGCTAACCAAGCACTTGCTGCTGCTCTTGAAACCGCTTGGGGAACCCCACCCATTTATAAACGAGAAGGTGGCAGTGTTCCTGTAATTGGGGACTTTAAAGAGATACTCGGCATAGAAACCGTGCTGACGGGATTTGGATTACCCGACGATCGGATTCACAGTCCTAATGAACACTTGCATCTTCCTACATGGAAAAAGGGCATCGAAGCCTTAATCCATTTCTTCTTCAATCTGGCAGAACAGGAAGGATTGAAACATTGA